One Halorientalis litorea DNA segment encodes these proteins:
- a CDS encoding rubrerythrin-like domain-containing protein, whose translation MPIPSDPAPQDADEQLYECVDCGARVCSDERVTACPECEGRVQNISRPRPE comes from the coding sequence ATGCCAATACCGTCGGACCCGGCACCGCAGGACGCCGACGAACAGCTCTACGAGTGTGTAGACTGCGGGGCACGGGTCTGTAGTGACGAACGGGTCACCGCGTGCCCCGAGTGCGAGGGGCGGGTGCAGAACATCAGCCGTCCCCGGCCAGAGTGA
- a CDS encoding PAS domain-containing sensor histidine kinase, producing MAVDGDVASLLEYTQDKVVVVDRTGEFVWVNSAADRILGFDPDELVGECAFEYIHPDDVTRARAVFERVITAEAETTETVRYRHRTTDGSWVWLESRLSNLRNSTLGGYVVSSRDISEQMNTEARLTELTRTVNDVLWMFDAEWSELLFINPAYEEVYGGSRLTLRDNPTAFLDRIHPDDRSLVEDAMARLSAGESVDVEHRVNPDMNYDVWVSVRGQPVVNDGDVVRIAGFSRDVTDRRGRRQQLTVMDNLLRHNLRNELSVVLGHAEMITNGRGDATASAEAIRETCETLIETAEKQRRIIELLTDSKGRERLDLTETVVDAVDTVRERFPSARIDLTAPESVSASAHHQFGLAVIELIENAIQCHPETDGEVEVIVQPYPEVVEVSVQDACPPIPEQEIQVLTGKREMEDIYHTSGLGLWLVYWVVHRSDGTITFDRSSPTGNTVTVTLSP from the coding sequence ATGGCCGTCGACGGCGATGTCGCGTCGCTACTCGAGTACACGCAGGACAAGGTAGTCGTCGTCGACAGAACCGGCGAGTTCGTGTGGGTGAACTCCGCGGCCGACCGGATTCTGGGGTTCGACCCGGACGAACTCGTCGGCGAGTGTGCCTTCGAGTACATTCACCCGGACGACGTGACGAGGGCGCGCGCAGTGTTCGAGCGGGTCATCACTGCCGAGGCGGAGACGACCGAGACGGTCCGCTATCGTCACCGTACCACGGACGGGTCGTGGGTGTGGCTCGAATCGCGCCTCTCGAACCTCCGGAACTCCACGCTCGGTGGCTACGTCGTCAGTTCGCGCGACATCAGCGAGCAGATGAACACGGAAGCACGCCTCACCGAACTCACGCGGACGGTCAACGACGTGCTGTGGATGTTCGACGCCGAGTGGTCGGAACTGCTCTTCATCAATCCGGCCTACGAGGAGGTCTACGGGGGGTCGAGGTTGACACTCCGCGACAACCCGACGGCCTTCCTCGACCGTATTCACCCCGACGACCGCTCGCTCGTCGAGGACGCGATGGCTCGCCTCTCCGCCGGTGAATCCGTCGACGTAGAACACCGGGTGAACCCGGACATGAACTACGACGTGTGGGTCTCGGTGCGGGGTCAGCCCGTCGTCAACGACGGTGACGTGGTCCGCATCGCCGGGTTCAGCCGCGACGTGACCGACCGCCGCGGCCGTCGCCAGCAACTCACGGTGATGGACAACCTCCTCCGGCACAACCTCCGGAACGAGTTGAGTGTCGTCCTCGGTCACGCCGAGATGATAACCAACGGACGCGGTGACGCCACGGCGAGTGCGGAGGCTATCCGGGAGACGTGCGAGACACTCATCGAGACGGCCGAGAAACAGCGACGGATAATCGAACTGCTCACCGACTCCAAGGGGCGGGAACGACTCGACCTGACCGAGACAGTCGTCGACGCCGTCGACACCGTGCGAGAGCGGTTCCCGTCGGCACGTATCGACTTGACCGCCCCCGAGTCGGTGTCGGCGAGTGCACACCACCAGTTCGGCCTCGCGGTCATCGAACTCATCGAGAACGCGATTCAGTGTCATCCCGAGACTGACGGCGAGGTAGAGGTAATCGTTCAGCCGTACCCGGAGGTGGTCGAGGTGTCAGTCCAGGACGCTTGCCCGCCGATTCCCGAGCAAGAGATACAGGTCCTGACCGGCAAGCGAGAGATGGAGGACATCTATCACACCTCGGGACTCGGCCTGTGGCTGGTCTACTGGGTCGTCCACCGCTCGGACGGGACAATTACCTTCGACAGAAGTAGTCCGACTGGCAACACGGTCACGGTGACGCTCTCCCCCTGA
- a CDS encoding PQQ-dependent sugar dehydrogenase, translated as MGRTRRELLRDGALALSVGLAGCQSSPSGDSADSGDDIPAVVRAEPVASGFAAPLGVETVPGDDRRFVVDQRGVVDVFDGDGVRDRSYLDVRDRLVSLNPGYDERGLLGLAFHPDFADNGRLYARYSAPLRDGMPEGFDHTFVLSEFTADAGAARVDPGTERRLLEIPEPQRNHNAGALAFGPDGYLYVAVGDGGGGGDAGPGHVDDWYDGTDGGNGQDVESNLLGSVLRIDVDQRGGDRPYGVPEDNPLVGSAGLDEHYAWGFRNPWRLSFDGTDLYVADVGQQDFEEVNRVVAGGNYGWNVREGTHCYGANSCPAETPDGTPLRDPIIEYSHGGDGPTGVAVIGGYRYRGDAMPSLRGTYVFGDYRLSGTLFVARPSDAGLWSVSTPTLDTTAGPVPSNALAFGRDRDGELYLCTTENSGPRGTTGRVYRLLGGA; from the coding sequence ATGGGTCGGACTCGCCGCGAACTGCTTCGTGACGGTGCCCTCGCGCTGTCGGTGGGCCTCGCCGGGTGCCAGTCGTCGCCCTCGGGTGACTCCGCGGACTCGGGCGACGATATCCCGGCTGTCGTCCGCGCCGAACCGGTCGCCAGTGGGTTCGCCGCACCGCTCGGCGTCGAGACGGTCCCCGGCGACGACCGGCGGTTCGTCGTCGACCAGCGTGGCGTCGTCGACGTCTTCGACGGCGACGGCGTCAGGGACCGGTCGTATCTCGACGTGCGGGACCGCCTCGTCTCGCTGAACCCCGGGTACGACGAGCGCGGGTTGCTCGGCCTCGCGTTCCACCCGGACTTCGCCGACAACGGACGGCTCTACGCCCGGTACAGCGCGCCACTGCGGGACGGAATGCCGGAGGGGTTCGACCACACGTTCGTCCTCTCGGAGTTCACGGCCGACGCCGGTGCGGCCCGCGTCGACCCCGGTACCGAGCGGCGGCTGTTGGAGATTCCGGAGCCACAGCGCAACCACAACGCCGGCGCGCTCGCGTTCGGGCCGGACGGGTACCTCTACGTCGCCGTCGGCGACGGCGGTGGCGGCGGCGACGCCGGACCCGGCCACGTCGACGACTGGTACGACGGTACCGACGGCGGCAACGGGCAGGACGTGGAATCGAACTTGCTCGGGAGCGTCCTCCGAATCGACGTGGACCAGCGGGGCGGTGACAGACCGTACGGCGTCCCCGAGGACAACCCGCTCGTCGGGTCGGCCGGACTCGACGAACACTACGCGTGGGGCTTTCGAAACCCGTGGCGTCTCTCCTTCGACGGCACCGACCTGTACGTCGCCGACGTGGGCCAACAGGATTTCGAGGAGGTGAACCGTGTCGTCGCCGGCGGGAACTACGGCTGGAACGTCAGAGAGGGGACACACTGCTACGGCGCGAACTCGTGTCCCGCCGAGACGCCGGACGGCACCCCGCTACGTGACCCGATAATCGAGTACAGCCACGGCGGTGACGGCCCGACCGGTGTGGCGGTTATCGGCGGCTATCGCTACCGCGGGGACGCGATGCCGTCGCTCCGCGGAACGTACGTGTTCGGTGACTACCGACTCTCGGGGACGCTGTTCGTCGCACGGCCCAGCGACGCGGGACTGTGGTCGGTGTCGACCCCCACGCTGGACACGACGGCGGGGCCGGTTCCGTCGAACGCACTCGCCTTCGGCCGTGACAGAGACGGCGAACTGTACCTCTGTACGACGGAGAACAGCGGCCCACGCGGGACCACCGGCCGAGTGTACCGACTCCTCGGCGGTGCTTGA
- a CDS encoding metal-dependent transcriptional regulator yields MLSDVMEDYLKAVYELQRDGESPVGNSAVAEYLDVTSPTVTSMMEKLADRGLVTREKYAGVELTPEGETVAVEIIRHHRLLESFLVEQLDYEWTDVHDEADVLEHHISEELEARIAEALNDPRVDPHGDPIPAATLEPPGDDDAQPLSEFAVGDRVVVERVRDRDEEELQYLSDAGIVPGRELVVTEQAPIGMVTVRHDDGEQHLPAAVAANIGVSPADATDSAGQPAEPGA; encoded by the coding sequence ATGCTGAGCGACGTGATGGAGGACTACCTCAAAGCGGTCTACGAACTCCAGCGCGACGGCGAATCGCCGGTGGGGAACTCGGCGGTGGCGGAGTATCTCGACGTGACGTCCCCGACGGTGACGAGTATGATGGAGAAACTCGCCGACAGGGGGTTGGTGACCAGAGAGAAGTACGCGGGCGTGGAGTTGACCCCGGAAGGCGAGACGGTCGCGGTCGAAATCATCCGGCACCACCGTCTCCTCGAATCGTTTCTCGTCGAGCAGTTGGACTACGAGTGGACGGACGTACACGACGAGGCGGACGTGCTGGAACACCACATCAGCGAGGAACTGGAGGCTCGCATCGCGGAGGCCCTGAACGACCCGCGGGTCGACCCGCACGGCGACCCGATTCCCGCGGCGACGCTGGAACCGCCGGGGGACGACGACGCGCAACCGCTCTCGGAGTTCGCCGTGGGTGACCGCGTGGTCGTCGAGCGAGTCCGTGACCGTGACGAGGAGGAACTCCAGTACCTCTCGGACGCGGGAATCGTCCCGGGGCGGGAACTCGTCGTCACCGAGCAGGCACCCATCGGGATGGTCACCGTACGCCACGACGACGGCGAGCAACATCTCCCGGCGGCCGTCGCCGCGAACATCGGTGTGAGTCCCGCCGACGCGACTGACAGTGCCGGACAGCCGGCCGAACCGGGCGCATGA
- a CDS encoding TMEM165/GDT1 family protein, translating to MTGFLEVALVALTAQLAVLPGEKVQFLIAALSTRYSPVVVVSAAGAAFAGWTALEIWFGNALRGALPTVALDAITAILFFVFAVLLVRSAPASGEDPIDTDGSGIAAVEEYELPVVGSLPSSFGSFVPIFAMMATGEFGDKTQLVTISLALQYGANPAIWVGEMAAIIPVSIANAVFFHKFSHRFNVRKAHLFGAGLFAFFAADTVLALLTGFSVWETVVGTLSGLLLAAI from the coding sequence ATGACCGGGTTCCTCGAAGTCGCGCTCGTCGCCCTGACTGCACAGTTAGCCGTACTGCCGGGCGAGAAGGTTCAGTTCCTCATCGCCGCCCTCTCGACGCGGTACAGCCCCGTCGTCGTCGTCTCGGCGGCGGGGGCGGCCTTCGCCGGGTGGACCGCGCTCGAAATCTGGTTCGGGAACGCGCTCCGGGGCGCGCTCCCGACGGTGGCCCTCGACGCCATCACTGCCATCCTGTTTTTCGTCTTCGCCGTCCTGCTCGTCCGGTCGGCACCCGCGTCCGGCGAGGACCCGATAGACACCGACGGGAGCGGCATCGCCGCCGTCGAGGAGTACGAACTCCCCGTCGTCGGGAGCCTCCCGTCGTCGTTCGGGAGTTTCGTTCCCATCTTCGCCATGATGGCGACGGGCGAGTTCGGGGACAAGACCCAACTCGTGACGATTAGCCTCGCGCTCCAGTACGGCGCGAACCCGGCCATCTGGGTGGGCGAGATGGCGGCCATCATCCCGGTGAGTATCGCCAACGCCGTCTTCTTCCACAAGTTCTCCCACCGGTTCAACGTCCGCAAGGCCCACCTGTTCGGTGCCGGCTTGTTCGCCTTCTTCGCCGCCGACACCGTGCTGGCACTGCTGACCGGGTTCTCCGTCTGGGAGACTGTGGTGGGAACGCTCAGCGGCCTCCTCCTCGCGGCGATTTAG
- a CDS encoding pyridoxamine 5'-phosphate oxidase family protein has translation MSIEELESTGIERMDGDEIDGFLSGQRVGVLGLPSENGPYMIPLSFGYDGESSLYFVYLLGANSRKEELTERAETATFLVYDATASFMWESALLSGTVEEVPESEWDESNEALKTAWRPDVFESAALSRGVKVYRFEIEDRTGLKHTGLPPALEPEE, from the coding sequence ATGTCCATCGAAGAACTCGAATCGACGGGGATAGAGCGGATGGACGGCGACGAGATAGACGGGTTCCTGTCGGGACAGCGCGTCGGCGTCCTCGGACTCCCGTCCGAGAACGGCCCGTACATGATTCCGCTGTCGTTCGGGTACGACGGCGAGTCGAGTCTGTACTTCGTGTACCTCCTCGGGGCGAACAGTCGCAAAGAGGAGTTGACCGAACGGGCCGAGACTGCGACGTTCCTCGTGTACGACGCCACGGCCAGTTTCATGTGGGAGAGCGCGCTCCTGTCGGGAACCGTCGAGGAAGTGCCGGAGTCGGAGTGGGACGAGTCCAACGAGGCACTGAAAACCGCGTGGCGGCCGGACGTGTTCGAGAGTGCCGCGCTGTCGCGGGGCGTCAAAGTGTACCGGTTCGAAATCGAGGACCGGACCGGACTCAAACACACCGGCCTCCCGCCGGCCCTCGAACCCGAGGAGTGA
- a CDS encoding MFS transporter, with the protein MVSLDSLLGDDAAVLDDRNFRLLLLANIPPVVGTALLSPVLDSLIEPFGTTAANVGLMISLFTAPGIVIVPVAGVLADRYGRKPILVTALLLFGLTGTAIAFTTDFRVALGLRLLQGIGFAGIVPTLITSIGDLYAGSREAMAQGLRFTVSGLSQAAFPLLAGVLVAAAWQYPFLLYAVAFPIAAFVYVGFDEPTAVDSTTEAADGGTEQSYSRALVGLVRRPRVLSLVVGRTLPVVVWIAFLTYNSIIVVQLIDGTPVQAGLLTAVGSVSFAAAASQAGRITGLFASRFYPLLGANACLAVGLAGVLFAPGIVVASVAILVTGVGFGLTLSLYRSIITGLAPQSLRAGLVSLAEAGGRVTATLTPIAMGAVIAVAAPAIGFTQAVQVAGLGAAAVGGGGGVLCLVVARLSSAAPAERAG; encoded by the coding sequence GTGGTTTCACTCGACTCCCTCCTCGGCGACGATGCCGCCGTCCTCGACGACCGGAATTTCCGACTGTTGCTATTGGCGAACATTCCCCCGGTCGTTGGGACGGCACTCCTGTCGCCGGTGCTGGATTCGCTCATCGAACCGTTCGGGACGACGGCGGCGAACGTCGGCCTGATGATTTCGCTGTTCACCGCGCCGGGCATCGTCATCGTCCCGGTAGCGGGTGTCCTCGCGGACCGGTACGGGCGCAAACCGATTCTCGTCACCGCGCTCCTGCTGTTCGGACTGACCGGGACTGCCATCGCGTTCACGACGGACTTCCGCGTCGCGCTCGGGTTGCGCCTCCTACAGGGCATCGGCTTCGCGGGTATCGTGCCGACGCTCATCACGAGCATCGGTGACCTGTACGCGGGGTCCCGGGAGGCGATGGCGCAGGGGCTTCGCTTTACCGTCTCCGGCCTGAGTCAGGCCGCGTTCCCGCTGCTCGCCGGGGTCCTGGTCGCGGCGGCGTGGCAGTACCCCTTCCTCTTGTACGCCGTGGCGTTCCCGATAGCGGCGTTCGTGTACGTCGGGTTCGACGAACCGACCGCGGTCGACTCGACGACGGAAGCGGCAGACGGCGGCACGGAGCAGTCGTACAGTCGCGCGCTGGTCGGACTAGTCCGGCGGCCACGCGTCCTCTCGCTCGTCGTGGGGCGAACGCTCCCCGTCGTCGTCTGGATTGCGTTTCTCACGTACAACTCCATCATCGTCGTCCAACTCATCGACGGGACGCCGGTACAGGCGGGTCTCCTCACGGCCGTCGGCAGCGTCTCCTTCGCGGCGGCGGCCAGTCAGGCCGGTCGCATCACCGGACTGTTCGCGTCACGGTTCTACCCCTTGCTCGGCGCGAACGCCTGCCTCGCCGTCGGACTGGCCGGCGTCCTGTTCGCTCCCGGTATCGTCGTCGCGAGCGTCGCCATCCTCGTCACCGGCGTCGGCTTCGGCCTCACGCTGTCGCTGTACCGGAGCATCATCACCGGCCTCGCCCCGCAGTCGCTCCGGGCTGGCCTCGTCAGTCTCGCGGAGGCGGGCGGCCGGGTGACGGCGACGCTCACGCCGATAGCGATGGGTGCAGTCATCGCCGTGGCCGCACCCGCGATCGGGTTCACACAGGCCGTCCAAGTCGCGGGGCTCGGAGCGGCCGCCGTCGGCGGTGGCGGCGGGGTTCTCTGTCTCGTGGTGGCGCGCCTCTCCTCGGCCGCGCCGGCGGAGCGTGCTGGTTGA
- a CDS encoding DUF6114 domain-containing protein, with amino-acid sequence MSVLETDTFGRNEQVAALVGAVVGAVLGGAFIHGIEGWNSMRYFGWLVGSQSMVVAWGVWFGMTLTFGSLFGVWVGRSIESLSNTAIMVSRESVITKKTLVPLLHKSPLTVTATASGAIYGNVIGFGLFAYLFPAFLLLNSNVPFVEIPIFPLADFAVIFGIVIYSTVMGTVYGVLHTSRSFIPENWLTVSGVAPYGETAGYIGIVAAGIVSAVYILVNANWLFRGLAWLVGSQGTFTGVLVWLVGCVALGTVFVAVVSRIIDVASKPVGTTKLAPAAKSVAGTALGVAYGVALGVVAVAGTAVWDAFPQVGLPGVVAFTTFGALTGLYTGFTRETIDLDIEAPDLRDLREPDEEPAPSPASESSASDAPSPTTNPLADKSGLAAMRAKRPLSGSALLILSGVMIAAIPLYLQTIPLTAGMGNAALGIVWGAMVAACGLFALLRPDLSTLAGVTGIAISIISLVGAFGGLVFGMLVGIVGGNLCIAWSDPLGGEDSTPDTPFEWTGSGERQRY; translated from the coding sequence ATGAGCGTACTCGAAACAGACACGTTTGGACGGAACGAACAGGTCGCGGCACTAGTCGGGGCCGTCGTCGGTGCCGTTCTGGGGGGTGCCTTCATCCACGGTATCGAGGGGTGGAACTCGATGCGGTACTTCGGGTGGCTCGTCGGGTCCCAGAGCATGGTCGTCGCATGGGGGGTGTGGTTCGGGATGACCCTGACGTTCGGGTCGCTGTTCGGCGTCTGGGTGGGGCGGTCGATAGAATCCCTCTCGAACACGGCCATCATGGTGTCGCGGGAGAGCGTCATCACCAAGAAGACGCTGGTGCCGTTGCTCCACAAGTCGCCGCTCACGGTGACTGCGACGGCGTCGGGTGCAATCTACGGGAACGTCATCGGGTTCGGGCTTTTCGCCTACCTCTTCCCGGCGTTCTTGCTGCTAAACAGCAACGTCCCGTTCGTCGAAATCCCGATTTTCCCGCTGGCTGATTTCGCCGTCATCTTCGGTATCGTGATATACAGTACCGTGATGGGGACGGTGTACGGCGTGCTCCACACGTCGCGGTCGTTCATCCCGGAGAACTGGCTGACGGTGTCGGGCGTCGCCCCGTACGGGGAGACGGCAGGCTATATCGGCATCGTCGCCGCCGGTATCGTGAGCGCGGTGTACATCCTCGTCAACGCCAACTGGCTGTTCCGCGGGTTGGCGTGGCTCGTCGGGTCACAGGGAACTTTCACGGGCGTCCTCGTGTGGCTCGTCGGGTGTGTGGCGTTGGGGACAGTGTTCGTCGCCGTCGTCTCCCGAATCATAGACGTCGCCTCGAAGCCCGTCGGGACGACGAAACTCGCACCGGCGGCCAAGAGTGTAGCTGGGACCGCGCTCGGTGTCGCGTACGGCGTCGCCCTCGGCGTCGTCGCCGTCGCCGGGACGGCCGTGTGGGACGCGTTCCCGCAAGTCGGCCTTCCGGGCGTCGTGGCGTTCACGACGTTCGGTGCCCTCACCGGCCTCTACACGGGGTTCACTCGGGAGACAATCGACCTCGACATCGAGGCACCCGACCTGCGCGACCTCCGGGAACCGGACGAGGAGCCAGCCCCGAGTCCGGCGTCCGAGTCGTCCGCGTCCGATGCCCCGTCGCCGACTACGAACCCGCTCGCGGACAAGAGTGGGCTCGCGGCGATGCGAGCGAAGCGGCCGCTCTCGGGGTCGGCCCTCCTGATTCTCTCCGGCGTGATGATAGCCGCCATTCCACTGTACCTGCAGACGATTCCGCTCACCGCCGGCATGGGGAACGCGGCACTCGGCATCGTCTGGGGCGCGATGGTCGCCGCTTGCGGACTGTTCGCGCTCCTGCGACCCGACCTCTCGACGCTCGCCGGCGTGACCGGCATCGCCATCTCGATTATCTCGCTGGTCGGTGCGTTCGGTGGGCTCGTCTTCGGGATGTTGGTCGGCATCGTCGGCGGCAACCTCTGTATCGCGTGGAGCGACCCGCTGGGTGGCGAAGACTCGACACCCGACACCCCGTTCGAGTGGACCGGGAGCGGAGAACGACAGCGGTACTAG
- a CDS encoding homoserine kinase has product MLTVRAPATSANLGSGFDVFGVALERPADVVRVEKADETTIELTGVGSQYIPEDPEKNTVGAVAEALDAPARIQIDKGVRPASGLGSSAASAAAAAVGLNELYDRGLSREELVPIAAEGEAVVSGDAHDDNVAPSIMGGFTIATDHGVSKVDADIPLVACLPDIVVSTRDARRVVPDSARVEQLVETVGWAATLTTGMHRDDPSLVGEGMNDTVVTPARAKLIDGYDEVREAALGAGATGVTISGAGPTVIAACERPDRRDVGTAMIDAFERSGVDARVYQTSIGDGATLF; this is encoded by the coding sequence ATGCTGACCGTCCGGGCACCGGCGACGAGCGCGAACCTCGGTAGCGGGTTCGACGTGTTCGGCGTCGCGCTCGAACGCCCGGCGGACGTGGTGCGCGTCGAGAAGGCCGACGAGACCACCATCGAACTCACCGGCGTCGGGAGCCAGTACATCCCCGAGGACCCCGAGAAGAACACCGTCGGGGCCGTCGCGGAGGCACTCGACGCCCCCGCGCGAATCCAAATCGATAAGGGGGTCCGGCCGGCCTCGGGGCTGGGCTCTTCCGCCGCGAGTGCCGCCGCGGCCGCCGTCGGTCTCAACGAACTCTACGACCGCGGTCTCTCCCGGGAAGAGTTGGTTCCCATCGCCGCGGAGGGTGAGGCCGTCGTCTCCGGCGACGCCCACGACGACAACGTCGCCCCGTCCATCATGGGTGGGTTCACCATCGCCACCGACCACGGCGTCTCGAAGGTGGACGCGGACATTCCGCTGGTCGCCTGCCTCCCGGACATCGTCGTCTCGACGCGGGACGCGCGGCGGGTCGTCCCCGACTCCGCCCGCGTCGAGCAGTTGGTCGAGACGGTCGGCTGGGCGGCCACGCTCACCACCGGGATGCACCGTGACGACCCGTCCCTCGTCGGCGAGGGAATGAACGACACCGTCGTCACTCCCGCCCGGGCGAAACTCATCGACGGGTACGACGAGGTCCGCGAGGCTGCACTCGGTGCGGGCGCGACTGGTGTCACGATAAGCGGTGCCGGGCCGACGGTCATCGCGGCCTGCGAGCGACCGGACCGCCGGGATGTCGGGACGGCGATGATAGACGCCTTCGAGCGGTCCGGCGTCGACGCGCGAGTTTACCAGACCAGCATCGGCGACGGGGCGACGCTCTTCTAG
- a CDS encoding thiamine-binding protein has product MTVVGFLSVAPVQQGSMAEEVANAVAALDDFDVVYETTPMGTTIEAADAATLFDAARAAHEAVDGDRVSTFLKVDDKRTREVSASEKVAAVERELGHPATSEREG; this is encoded by the coding sequence ATGACCGTCGTTGGATTCCTCAGCGTCGCACCGGTCCAGCAGGGGAGCATGGCCGAAGAGGTGGCGAACGCCGTCGCCGCTTTGGACGACTTCGACGTCGTCTACGAGACGACGCCGATGGGCACGACAATCGAGGCGGCCGACGCCGCCACTCTGTTCGACGCCGCGCGGGCCGCCCACGAGGCGGTCGACGGGGACCGCGTGAGTACATTCCTGAAGGTCGACGACAAGCGGACGCGGGAGGTTTCGGCGAGCGAGAAAGTCGCCGCCGTCGAGCGTGAACTCGGTCACCCGGCCACGAGCGAGCGCGAGGGGTAG